In a genomic window of Bacillus sp. 2205SS5-2:
- a CDS encoding replicative DNA helicase codes for MGLTAEKAFIGSILKANYLLKDTVLQPYHFEDMRHRSIFQKMNELSQNGKATDVITLSTLTNLENIGGITYLNDLQSYANVEKFEDFEVLVLTAWKEREKRNILTRAKEEDWEIDQVVSSLDAINQSKLEDYSSIQTEITKIFEAPWQDETEEKSVTTGIIKLNQYTNGWQDGEVTIIAARPSMGKTDVLIHLAKQAGWQGNMPIIFSLEMAARSITNRLIASTGSFNRIRLRNLANGLSDKQKQEWPTVLGLISTTNIVIFDEAGQTISAMRAKTRRLIHQQQKKPVIFIDYLTLIRSTDSFGGNLHLQVTEISKNLKALAKEFNCPVICLAQLSRSVEKRADKRPLMSDIRESGSVEQDADIIIFLYREKYYDKASNSEILEMIIAKNRNGPVGTVPTRYNEHTGEVKDVLDSRII; via the coding sequence ATGGGATTGACGGCAGAAAAAGCATTCATCGGTAGCATCTTAAAAGCCAATTACTTGTTGAAAGATACCGTGCTCCAACCATATCATTTTGAAGACATGCGACATCGAAGTATTTTTCAAAAAATGAACGAGCTGAGTCAAAATGGAAAGGCGACTGATGTCATCACCTTATCCACTTTGACCAATCTTGAAAATATTGGCGGCATTACCTATCTGAATGATCTCCAATCCTATGCAAATGTGGAAAAGTTCGAGGATTTTGAAGTCCTCGTGTTAACTGCATGGAAAGAACGTGAAAAGCGGAACATCTTAACAAGAGCGAAAGAGGAAGATTGGGAGATTGATCAAGTCGTTTCGTCGCTAGATGCCATTAACCAATCAAAACTAGAAGATTACTCGTCGATTCAAACTGAAATAACCAAAATTTTTGAAGCCCCCTGGCAAGATGAGACCGAAGAAAAGAGTGTTACCACAGGAATCATCAAATTAAATCAATACACCAATGGGTGGCAGGACGGAGAGGTAACCATCATCGCTGCCCGACCGTCCATGGGAAAAACAGATGTACTCATTCATTTGGCAAAACAAGCGGGCTGGCAAGGTAATATGCCGATAATCTTTTCCCTCGAAATGGCGGCACGGAGTATCACAAACCGATTGATTGCTTCAACCGGAAGCTTTAACCGAATTCGCTTGAGGAATCTAGCCAATGGTTTATCGGATAAACAGAAACAGGAATGGCCAACGGTGTTAGGTCTCATATCCACAACAAATATCGTGATCTTCGATGAAGCAGGTCAAACGATTTCAGCGATGAGAGCGAAAACAAGAAGATTGATTCACCAACAACAAAAAAAGCCTGTTATCTTCATCGATTACCTCACCTTAATACGTTCGACAGATTCCTTCGGTGGGAACCTCCATCTCCAAGTAACCGAGATATCCAAAAACTTAAAAGCACTAGCGAAAGAATTCAACTGTCCCGTTATTTGTCTCGCACAGCTCAGTCGCTCTGTTGAAAAACGAGCAGATAAAAGACCCCTTATGTCGGATATTCGCGAATCGGGAAGCGTCGAACAGGACGCTGACATCATCATCTTTTTGTATCGAGAGAAATATTACGACAAAGCGTCTAACAGCGAAATTTTAGAAATGATCATTGCAAAAAATCGAAATGGTCCAGTGGGAACTGTACCAACCCGCTATAACGAACATACAGGAGAGGTCAAAGATGTCCTCGATTCGCGAATTATATGA
- a CDS encoding HNH endonuclease domain-containing protein: protein MSHKLKVGELKEEYLTDEEIWRIFTFVLSSKSVKSSTYKYALIKALIENLYQINEQFEVSYNQLAYTFTKVYWNLIIHNQLTQHNRGNNARVVSIIQEGQSKYGIPSEMVFDKLTDSVQVKLVSKVKTTMKVNVFGALYGDTGGKFYAFDHQTERVRFNPSVHTFMLNYQRLIISLTNYHMSAMIEELNEVPSINYLLGKVESIAKRSTLKPFEKILLSHFEARCFYCHKPLSGQKRETHVDHFIPWSFVQSDQIWNLVLSCHKCNRSKSDKLPERGFLDTIMERNEAFSVPGAEGELEGLMQNYNEKKIILLYEYSVKNGFDEIWIP from the coding sequence ATGAGCCATAAATTAAAGGTAGGAGAGCTGAAAGAAGAATATTTAACAGATGAAGAGATTTGGCGAATCTTCACTTTCGTCCTGTCGAGTAAGTCAGTTAAATCGTCCACATATAAGTATGCACTAATCAAAGCACTGATAGAAAACCTGTATCAAATAAATGAACAATTTGAAGTTAGCTATAATCAACTAGCGTACACCTTTACGAAAGTGTATTGGAATTTAATCATCCATAACCAGTTGACTCAACATAATCGTGGAAATAATGCGAGAGTCGTGTCCATTATTCAAGAGGGGCAGAGTAAATACGGTATTCCTTCTGAAATGGTTTTTGACAAACTGACTGACTCCGTACAAGTAAAACTAGTCAGTAAAGTGAAAACAACAATGAAGGTCAATGTTTTTGGTGCACTATATGGGGATACAGGAGGGAAATTTTATGCCTTTGATCATCAAACAGAAAGGGTACGATTTAATCCCTCCGTTCATACCTTTATGCTAAACTACCAGCGCCTGATCATTAGTCTAACCAATTACCATATGTCCGCCATGATTGAAGAGCTGAATGAAGTACCAAGCATTAACTACCTTCTTGGTAAAGTAGAGAGCATTGCCAAACGGTCTACCCTTAAACCTTTTGAAAAAATCCTACTCTCCCACTTTGAAGCACGTTGCTTCTATTGTCATAAGCCGTTAAGCGGACAAAAGAGAGAAACGCATGTCGATCACTTCATACCGTGGTCTTTTGTTCAATCAGATCAGATTTGGAACCTCGTGTTATCTTGTCACAAGTGCAATCGTTCAAAGAGTGATAAGTTACCTGAACGAGGGTTTTTGGATACAATCATGGAGCGGAATGAAGCGTTTTCTGTCCCCGGTGCTGAAGGTGAACTTGAAGGACTGATGCAGAATTATAACGAAAAGAAAATCATTTTGCTTTATGAATACTCTGTTAAGAATGGGTTTGATGAGATATGGATTCCGTAG
- a CDS encoding GIY-YIG nuclease family protein: MPKKSEKTLSGLKLNFFQWTENEIRITIQNPHEGKHALISSVEHTNRHHGKNKARTHNNMFHFCKEVLQANGKWKEIKESNLGKKQKLSEKWEIDLDNKFGFIYLTTNLLNGMKYVGKHSRNDDTYLGSGVRLKEAIEEQGEENFEREIIAYAYSAVQLNELEKMYIDTFHAVDDPSFYNLAPGGDGWYEQKKTIE, encoded by the coding sequence ATGCCGAAAAAATCAGAGAAAACATTGAGTGGTCTTAAACTGAATTTCTTTCAGTGGACGGAAAATGAAATACGCATCACGATTCAAAATCCCCATGAAGGAAAGCACGCACTGATTTCAAGCGTAGAACATACAAATCGTCACCATGGTAAAAACAAGGCTAGAACCCATAACAATATGTTTCATTTCTGTAAAGAAGTTTTACAAGCGAATGGGAAATGGAAAGAAATCAAAGAATCCAATCTTGGAAAGAAACAAAAACTCTCAGAAAAATGGGAGATTGATCTTGACAATAAGTTTGGATTTATTTATCTTACTACCAATCTCTTAAATGGCATGAAATATGTTGGGAAGCATTCAAGGAATGATGATACATACCTAGGAAGTGGTGTTCGTTTAAAGGAAGCGATTGAAGAACAAGGGGAAGAAAACTTTGAGAGAGAGATCATTGCTTACGCCTATTCAGCAGTGCAACTCAATGAGCTTGAAAAAATGTATATTGACACCTTTCATGCGGTGGACGATCCATCTTTTTATAACTTAGCCCCTGGTGGTGATGGATGGTACGAGCAGAAGAAAACGATAGAGTAA
- a CDS encoding ClbS/DfsB family four-helix bundle protein, translating into MYESKHLLKEEIHKRYLLLDGEFNDISDDLRDTYDKDVDRTPGEIIAYQLGWLNLVMSWDRDERAGKEVVTPSSEYKWNQLGALYQSFYNDYSHFSLTDLRQEFKKVEQQFQSWIDTLTTEELYTQGTLKWTGSNPKWPAIRFIHINSVAPFKSFRTKIRKWKKNQL; encoded by the coding sequence ATGTACGAGTCCAAGCACCTTTTAAAAGAAGAGATTCATAAACGTTATTTGTTATTAGATGGGGAGTTTAATGATATATCTGATGATCTTAGAGATACATATGATAAGGATGTAGACCGGACACCAGGTGAAATAATTGCTTACCAACTCGGGTGGCTAAATCTCGTCATGAGCTGGGACAGGGATGAGCGCGCTGGAAAAGAAGTGGTAACCCCATCTTCTGAATACAAATGGAACCAATTAGGTGCGCTCTATCAATCGTTTTATAACGACTATTCGCATTTTTCGTTAACTGATCTTCGTCAAGAATTCAAAAAAGTAGAGCAACAATTCCAGTCTTGGATTGATACCCTTACTACCGAAGAATTATATACTCAAGGCACTTTAAAATGGACAGGAAGTAACCCGAAATGGCCTGCTATAAGATTTATTCACATCAATTCTGTTGCACCATTTAAATCATTCAGAACAAAAATAAGAAAGTGGAAAAAGAATCAATTGTAA